The Saccharothrix variisporea genome has a segment encoding these proteins:
- a CDS encoding VOC family protein, translated as MRIDHVLYAAPSLEAAVDDLADRLGVRAAGGGQHPGAGTHNRLLGLGPHTYLEVIAPDPTQPEPASPRPYGVDGVTSGRVVGWALTVDDIDAAVARARSRGFDPGDVIEGQRRTPDGELLRWRLTANARTAGVVPFLIDWGATPHPARSAPAGLTLVSLHVEHPDPAAVEGPLRALGVDIEVREAAAEELVVAVDGPLGVVKNIAAFG; from the coding sequence GTGCGGATCGATCACGTCCTCTACGCGGCACCGTCACTGGAGGCCGCTGTCGACGACCTCGCCGACCGGCTCGGCGTGCGGGCGGCCGGGGGTGGGCAGCACCCCGGGGCCGGCACGCACAACCGCCTCCTGGGCCTCGGTCCGCACACGTACCTGGAGGTCATCGCGCCCGACCCCACCCAGCCCGAGCCGGCCTCCCCGCGCCCCTACGGCGTGGACGGCGTGACGAGCGGCCGGGTGGTGGGGTGGGCGCTCACCGTGGACGACATCGACGCCGCGGTGGCCCGGGCCCGTTCGCGCGGCTTCGACCCCGGCGACGTGATCGAGGGGCAGCGCCGCACACCCGACGGCGAGCTGCTGCGCTGGCGGCTGACCGCGAACGCGCGGACCGCCGGGGTGGTCCCGTTCCTGATCGACTGGGGTGCCACGCCGCACCCCGCGCGGTCCGCGCCCGCCGGGCTGACGCTGGTGTCCCTGCACGTCGAGCACCCCGACCCGGCGGCCGTCGAGGGGCCGTTGCGCGCGCTCGGGGTGGACATCGAAGTGCGGGAAGCGGCGGCCGAAGAGCTGGTGGTGGCGGTGGACGGGCCTCTGGGTGTCGTAAAGAACATTGCGGCATTCGGGTGA
- a CDS encoding L,D-transpeptidase produces MFRVLLVALATALAVCSCAGSEPPPTPQARPQAVDVQSFAVLPEATTFAKIEALPRDDDTSPTAGQVLRAKKDVPVYDAVNGRAVAKLPATQLGSPTWVPEVDRKDGWSKVLLPSRPNRSAGWVFTGSDDFERAENDYLVTVDLAAFRLEVTERGRSIGTWTVGTGSAQHPTPTGRTYVMASIKETVATFSPYVLPLGAHSDSHETFGGGPGTVALHGWPDATPFGTASSDGCIRVPDDALDLLLTLPLGTVVIVK; encoded by the coding sequence ATGTTTCGTGTCCTGCTGGTCGCGCTGGCGACGGCCCTTGCCGTCTGCTCGTGCGCCGGCTCCGAACCACCACCCACACCCCAGGCCCGGCCGCAGGCCGTCGACGTGCAGTCGTTCGCCGTGCTCCCCGAGGCCACCACGTTCGCCAAGATCGAAGCCCTGCCGCGGGACGACGACACGTCACCCACGGCCGGACAGGTGTTGCGCGCCAAGAAGGACGTGCCCGTCTACGACGCCGTGAACGGGCGTGCCGTCGCCAAGCTCCCCGCCACCCAGCTCGGCTCGCCGACGTGGGTGCCGGAGGTCGACCGGAAGGACGGCTGGTCGAAGGTCCTGCTGCCGTCCCGGCCCAACCGGTCCGCCGGCTGGGTGTTCACCGGCTCCGACGACTTCGAGCGCGCCGAGAACGACTACCTGGTCACCGTGGACCTGGCCGCGTTCCGCCTGGAGGTCACCGAGAGGGGCCGCTCGATCGGCACGTGGACCGTCGGCACGGGCAGCGCCCAACACCCGACGCCCACCGGGCGGACGTACGTGATGGCCTCCATCAAGGAGACCGTGGCGACGTTCAGCCCGTACGTCCTGCCGCTCGGCGCCCACTCCGACAGCCACGAGACCTTCGGCGGCGGCCCCGGCACGGTGGCCCTGCACGGCTGGCCGGACGCCACCCCGTTCGGCACGGCGAGCAGCGACGGCTGCATCCGCGTCCCCGACGACGCGCTCGACCTCCTCCTCACCCTCCCGCTGGGGACCGTGGTGATCGTCAAGTGA
- a CDS encoding choice-of-anchor P family protein, producing MKRTAALLTAALLAATAGTAHAQVAPRRAAAGGTPSSAFALSASGLLTVEPLAALDGSKGYRQTSVASVALPDAKAPVIAAGVLNTEVDATSARASVADLKAQLGLLKLSDLTSLTAEVVSATCVDGTGAVTLAAAKAGPTALDLHPGPNTRVQVPGVVSVVLNKQTRAADGSLTVVAISVELAGLQKIDIASATCAAAEAPVPTSSSSATPTPTSSSTPAPSAPGKAPRPTPVEGHLPVTG from the coding sequence ATGAAGAGAACCGCGGCATTGCTCACCGCCGCCCTCCTCGCCGCCACCGCCGGCACCGCGCACGCCCAGGTCGCACCGCGACGGGCGGCGGCCGGCGGCACCCCGAGCTCCGCGTTCGCCCTGTCCGCGTCCGGCCTGCTCACCGTCGAGCCGCTGGCCGCGCTGGACGGGTCCAAGGGCTACCGGCAGACGTCCGTCGCGTCGGTCGCCCTGCCGGACGCCAAGGCCCCCGTCATCGCCGCCGGCGTGCTGAACACCGAGGTGGACGCGACGTCCGCCAGGGCGAGCGTGGCGGACCTCAAGGCGCAACTTGGCTTGCTGAAGCTGTCCGACCTGACGTCGCTGACCGCCGAGGTCGTCAGCGCGACCTGCGTGGACGGCACCGGCGCCGTCACCCTGGCCGCCGCGAAGGCCGGCCCCACGGCGCTGGACCTGCACCCCGGGCCGAACACGCGCGTCCAGGTGCCCGGTGTGGTGTCGGTCGTCCTGAACAAGCAGACCCGCGCCGCCGACGGCTCGTTGACCGTGGTCGCGATCTCCGTCGAGCTGGCGGGCTTGCAGAAGATCGACATCGCCTCGGCCACCTGCGCCGCGGCAGAGGCCCCGGTCCCGACCAGTTCGTCCTCCGCGACGCCGACGCCGACTTCGAGCAGCACCCCGGCACCGTCCGCCCCGGGCAAGGCGCCGCGTCCGACTCCCGTCGAAGGCCACCTGCCCGTGACGGGGTGA
- a CDS encoding zf-TFIIB domain-containing protein, whose translation MQCPKCHANMRTFDRMGVHIEQCDGCRGVFLDYGELEAITRLEAQMQAPPPPPPAAPAPAQVHYVQPVQPGWGAQPHYGHHYGHRKHHGLAGLFFSS comes from the coding sequence ATGCAGTGCCCCAAGTGCCATGCGAACATGCGGACTTTCGACCGCATGGGCGTACACATCGAGCAGTGCGACGGCTGCCGCGGAGTCTTCCTCGACTACGGCGAGCTCGAGGCCATCACCCGCCTCGAGGCCCAGATGCAGGCCCCGCCGCCCCCGCCGCCCGCCGCACCGGCCCCGGCGCAGGTCCACTACGTGCAGCCGGTCCAGCCGGGCTGGGGCGCGCAGCCCCACTACGGCCACCACTACGGCCACCGCAAGCACCACGGCCTGGCCGGCCTGTTCTTCTCCAGCTGA
- a CDS encoding phosphotransferase family protein has translation MNDTVPVQTALVAGMAALVDPVAPPVVLAVRGDVVVVRVGDVVLKAHEADTDAALLRARCQLAGDSRLGELFLAPLLGPVPVLDRLVTGWPLGVPVPQGEPDTLPLEEAGRMLARLHDFTAADFAADFVELPPAGAWERLERAVVKLPDVAGAEVVRRAFDTVEPARAGTTLIHGDWHLGQLVSRGGYRLIDVDDLGAGDPAWDLARPAALFAAGVLEPRAWSRLLDAYLDAGGTGIDRADPWAALEGPARGLVVQMAARALAAAERDGKALEPAQTALLDACARIASRHEPMPRG, from the coding sequence GTGAACGACACTGTGCCGGTGCAGACCGCTCTCGTCGCCGGCATGGCCGCGCTCGTGGACCCCGTCGCGCCGCCTGTCGTGCTCGCCGTGCGCGGGGACGTGGTCGTCGTGCGGGTCGGGGACGTCGTGCTCAAGGCGCATGAAGCCGACACGGACGCCGCGCTGCTCAGGGCGCGGTGCCAGTTGGCCGGTGATTCACGATTGGGTGAACTTTTCCTCGCACCCCTGCTGGGGCCGGTCCCGGTGCTCGACCGCCTGGTGACCGGGTGGCCCCTCGGCGTGCCGGTGCCCCAGGGCGAGCCCGACACGCTGCCGCTGGAGGAGGCCGGCCGGATGCTCGCCCGCCTGCACGACTTCACCGCCGCCGACTTCGCCGCCGACTTCGTCGAGTTGCCGCCGGCCGGGGCGTGGGAGCGGCTGGAGCGGGCGGTGGTGAAGCTGCCGGACGTGGCCGGGGCCGAGGTCGTGCGGCGGGCGTTCGACACCGTCGAGCCGGCGCGGGCGGGCACGACGCTCATCCACGGGGACTGGCACCTCGGCCAGCTGGTGAGCCGCGGCGGGTACCGGTTGATCGACGTGGACGACCTCGGCGCGGGCGACCCGGCGTGGGACCTCGCGCGGCCCGCGGCGTTGTTCGCGGCCGGCGTGCTCGAACCGCGGGCGTGGTCGCGGCTGCTGGACGCCTACCTCGACGCCGGCGGCACCGGGATCGACCGGGCCGACCCGTGGGCGGCGTTGGAGGGACCGGCGCGCGGGTTGGTCGTGCAGATGGCAGCGCGTGCCCTCGCGGCGGCGGAGCGTGATGGAAAGGCGCTCGAGCCCGCGCAGACGGCGTTGCTGGACGCCTGCGCGCGGATCGCATCCCGACACGAACCCATGCCCCGCGGCTAA
- the rpsL gene encoding 30S ribosomal protein S12, translated as MPTIQQLVRKGRQDKVAKQKTAALKGSPQRRGVCTRVYTTTPKKPNSALRKVARVKLTSGIEVTAYIPGEGHNLQEHSMVLVRGGRVKDLPGVRYKIIRGSLDTQGVKNRKQARSRYGAKKEKS; from the coding sequence ATGCCAACGATCCAGCAGCTGGTCCGCAAGGGCCGGCAGGACAAGGTCGCCAAGCAGAAGACCGCGGCGCTCAAGGGCAGCCCGCAGCGGCGCGGTGTGTGCACCCGCGTCTACACCACCACGCCCAAGAAGCCGAACTCGGCGCTGCGCAAGGTGGCCCGTGTGAAGCTGACCTCCGGCATCGAGGTCACGGCGTACATCCCGGGTGAGGGCCACAACCTCCAGGAGCACTCGATGGTGCTCGTGCGCGGCGGTCGTGTGAAGGACCTCCCGGGTGTCCGCTACAAGATCATCCGCGGCTCCCTGGACACGCAGGGCGTGAAGAACCGCAAGCAGGCTCGCAGCCGGTACGGCGCGAAGAAGGAGAAGAGCTGA
- the rpsG gene encoding 30S ribosomal protein S7, which yields MPRKGPAPKRPLISDPVYSSPLVTQLINKVLVDGKRSVAERIVYGALEGAREKTGTDPVVTLKRALDNVKPALEVKSRRVGGATYQVPVEVKPGRATTLALRWLISFSRQRREKTMVERLMNELLDASNGLGASVKRREDTHKMAESNKAFAHYRW from the coding sequence ATGCCCCGCAAGGGACCGGCCCCGAAGCGGCCGTTGATCTCCGACCCGGTCTACAGCTCTCCGCTGGTGACCCAGCTCATCAACAAGGTGCTGGTCGACGGCAAGCGCTCCGTGGCCGAGCGGATCGTGTACGGCGCCCTCGAGGGTGCCCGCGAGAAGACCGGCACCGACCCGGTCGTCACGCTCAAGCGCGCGCTGGACAACGTCAAGCCCGCCCTGGAGGTCAAGAGCCGCCGCGTCGGTGGCGCCACCTACCAGGTGCCGGTCGAGGTCAAGCCCGGTCGGGCGACCACGCTGGCGCTGCGCTGGCTGATCAGCTTCTCCCGGCAGCGCCGTGAGAAGACCATGGTCGAGCGCCTGATGAACGAGCTGCTCGACGCGAGCAACGGCCTGGGCGCGAGCGTCAAGCGCCGCGAGGACACCCACAAGATGGCCGAGTCGAACAAGGCCTTCGCCCACTACCGCTGGTGA
- the fusA gene encoding elongation factor G, producing MAQDVLTDLAKVRNIGIMAHIDAGKTTTTERILFYTGISYKIGEVHDGAAVMDWMEQEQERGITITSAATTCFWKNHQINLIDTPGHVDFTVEVERNLRVLDGAVAVFDGKEGVEPQSEQVWRQATKYDVPRICFVNKMDKLGADFYFTVRTISERLGAKPLPIQIPIGAESDFIGVVDLVEMRALTWRGEVQKGEDYTVEEIPADLLEKAQEYREALVETVAETDDALMELYLGGEELSVEQIKAGIRKIVAEGSAYPVLCGSAFKNKGVQPMLDAVIDYLPSPLDLPPVEGTLQDGETPEFRKAESSEPFSALAFKIAVHPFFGKLTYIRVYSGRVASGTQVINSTKDRKERIGKIFQMHANKENPVDEAIAGHIYAVIGLKDTTTGETLCDPQHPIVLESMTFPEPVIQVAIEPKTKADQEKLGTAIQKLAEEDPTFRVNLDQETGQTIIAGMGELHLDILVDRMRREFKVEANIGKPQVAYRETIRRKVEKYSYTHKKQTGGSGQFAKVLIDIEPLEKTEDGALYEFVNAVTGGRIPREYIPSVDAGAQDAMQYGVLAGYPLVGIKVTLLDGAYHEVDSSEMAFKIAGSMALKEAARQASPALLEPLMAVEVTTPEEYMGDVIGDLNSRRGQIQAMEERSGTRVVKALVPLSEMFGYVGDLRSKTQGRANYSMTFDSYAEVPANVAKEIIAKATGE from the coding sequence GTGGCACAGGACGTGCTCACCGACCTGGCCAAGGTCCGCAACATCGGGATCATGGCCCACATCGACGCGGGCAAGACCACGACGACCGAGCGGATCCTCTTCTACACGGGGATCAGCTACAAGATCGGCGAGGTCCACGACGGCGCGGCCGTGATGGACTGGATGGAGCAGGAGCAGGAGCGCGGCATCACGATCACGTCCGCCGCGACGACGTGCTTCTGGAAGAACCACCAGATCAACCTGATCGACACGCCCGGCCACGTCGACTTCACCGTCGAGGTGGAGCGCAACCTCCGCGTCCTCGACGGCGCCGTCGCCGTCTTCGACGGCAAGGAGGGCGTCGAGCCCCAGTCCGAGCAGGTCTGGCGTCAGGCGACCAAGTACGACGTCCCGCGCATCTGCTTCGTCAACAAGATGGACAAGCTCGGCGCGGACTTCTACTTCACCGTGCGCACGATCTCCGAGCGCCTGGGCGCGAAGCCGCTCCCGATCCAGATCCCGATCGGTGCCGAGAGCGACTTCATCGGTGTCGTCGACCTGGTGGAGATGCGCGCGCTGACCTGGCGCGGCGAGGTCCAGAAGGGCGAGGACTACACCGTCGAGGAGATCCCCGCGGACCTCCTGGAGAAGGCGCAGGAGTACCGCGAGGCGCTGGTCGAGACGGTCGCCGAGACCGACGACGCCCTCATGGAGCTGTACCTGGGCGGTGAGGAGCTGTCCGTCGAGCAGATCAAGGCGGGCATCCGCAAGATCGTCGCCGAGGGCTCCGCCTACCCGGTGCTGTGCGGTTCCGCGTTCAAGAACAAGGGCGTGCAGCCCATGCTCGACGCGGTCATCGACTACCTGCCGTCGCCGCTGGACCTCCCGCCGGTCGAGGGCACGCTGCAGGACGGCGAGACCCCCGAGTTCCGCAAGGCCGAGAGCAGCGAGCCGTTCTCCGCGCTGGCGTTCAAGATCGCCGTGCACCCGTTCTTCGGCAAGCTGACCTACATCCGGGTCTACTCGGGTCGGGTCGCCTCCGGTACCCAGGTCATCAACTCGACCAAGGACCGCAAGGAGCGCATCGGGAAGATCTTCCAGATGCACGCCAACAAGGAGAACCCGGTCGACGAGGCCATCGCGGGCCACATCTACGCCGTGATCGGTCTGAAGGACACGACCACCGGTGAGACGCTCTGCGACCCGCAGCACCCCATCGTGCTGGAGTCGATGACCTTCCCCGAGCCGGTCATCCAGGTGGCGATCGAGCCCAAGACGAAGGCCGACCAGGAGAAGCTGGGCACCGCGATCCAGAAGCTGGCCGAGGAGGACCCGACCTTCCGGGTCAACCTGGACCAGGAGACCGGCCAGACCATCATCGCCGGCATGGGCGAGCTCCACCTGGACATCCTGGTGGACCGCATGCGCCGCGAGTTCAAGGTCGAGGCCAACATCGGCAAGCCGCAGGTGGCGTACCGGGAGACCATCCGCCGCAAGGTGGAGAAGTACTCCTACACCCACAAGAAGCAGACCGGTGGCTCCGGCCAGTTCGCCAAGGTGCTCATCGACATCGAGCCGCTGGAGAAGACCGAGGACGGCGCTCTCTACGAGTTCGTCAACGCGGTCACCGGTGGTCGCATCCCGCGCGAGTACATCCCGTCGGTCGACGCCGGCGCCCAGGACGCCATGCAGTACGGCGTGCTGGCGGGCTACCCGCTGGTCGGCATCAAGGTGACGCTGCTCGACGGCGCCTACCACGAGGTCGACTCGTCGGAAATGGCGTTCAAGATCGCCGGTTCCATGGCGCTCAAGGAAGCCGCCCGCCAGGCGAGCCCGGCCCTGCTCGAGCCGCTGATGGCCGTCGAGGTCACCACGCCCGAGGAGTACATGGGCGACGTGATCGGCGACTTGAACTCCCGCCGTGGCCAGATCCAGGCCATGGAGGAGCGCAGCGGCACCCGTGTCGTGAAGGCACTGGTCCCGCTGTCGGAGATGTTCGGGTATGTCGGCGACCTGCGGTCCAAGACCCAGGGTCGTGCGAACTACTCGATGACCTTTGACTCCTACGCCGAGGTTCCCGCGAACGTGGCCAAGGAGATCATCGCGAAGGCGACGGGCGAGTAA
- the tuf gene encoding elongation factor Tu codes for MAKAKFERTKPHVNIGTIGHIDHGKTTLTAAISKVLHDKYPDLNPFTPFDQIDKAPEEKQRGITISIAHIEYQTDKRHYAHVDCPGHADYIKNMITGAAQMDGAILVVAATDGPMPQTKEHVLLARQVGVPYIVVALNKADMVDDEEILELVELEVRELLSEYEFPGDDLPVVRVSALKALEGDAEWGEKLLGLMDAVDENIPEPEREVDRPFLMPVEDVFTITGRGTVVTGRIERGIIKVNEEVEIVGIKEQSRKTTVTSIEMFKKFLDEGQAGDNAALLLRGIKREEVERGMVIVKPGTTTPHTEFEAQVYILSKDEGGRHTPFFNNYRPQFYFRTTDVTGVVTLPEGTEMVMPGDTTSMSVKLIQPIAMDEGLRFAIREGGRTVGAGSVTKIIK; via the coding sequence GTGGCGAAGGCGAAGTTCGAGCGGACGAAGCCGCACGTCAACATCGGCACCATCGGTCACATCGACCACGGCAAGACGACGCTGACCGCGGCGATCTCCAAGGTCCTGCACGACAAGTACCCGGACCTCAACCCCTTCACGCCGTTCGACCAGATCGACAAGGCGCCGGAGGAGAAGCAGCGCGGCATCACCATCTCGATCGCGCACATCGAGTACCAGACCGACAAGCGCCACTACGCGCACGTCGACTGCCCCGGCCACGCCGACTACATCAAGAACATGATCACCGGTGCGGCGCAGATGGACGGCGCCATCCTGGTGGTCGCGGCGACCGACGGCCCGATGCCGCAGACCAAGGAGCACGTCCTCCTGGCCCGCCAGGTCGGTGTGCCCTACATCGTGGTGGCCCTGAACAAGGCCGACATGGTGGACGACGAGGAGATCCTGGAGCTCGTCGAGCTCGAGGTCCGCGAGCTGCTCTCCGAGTACGAGTTCCCGGGTGACGACCTGCCGGTGGTCCGCGTCTCCGCGCTCAAGGCGCTGGAGGGCGACGCCGAGTGGGGCGAGAAGCTCCTCGGCCTGATGGACGCCGTGGACGAGAACATCCCGGAGCCCGAGCGCGAGGTCGACCGGCCGTTCCTGATGCCGGTCGAGGACGTGTTCACCATCACCGGTCGTGGCACCGTGGTGACCGGCCGCATCGAGCGCGGCATCATCAAGGTCAACGAGGAAGTCGAGATCGTCGGCATCAAGGAGCAGTCGCGCAAGACGACTGTCACCTCGATCGAGATGTTCAAGAAGTTCCTCGACGAGGGCCAGGCGGGCGACAACGCCGCCCTGCTGCTGCGCGGCATCAAGCGCGAGGAGGTGGAGCGCGGCATGGTCATCGTGAAGCCGGGCACCACCACCCCGCACACCGAGTTCGAGGCGCAGGTCTACATCCTGTCCAAGGACGAGGGCGGCCGCCACACGCCGTTCTTCAACAACTACCGTCCGCAGTTCTACTTCCGGACGACCGACGTGACCGGCGTCGTGACCCTCCCCGAGGGCACCGAGATGGTCATGCCGGGCGACACCACGTCGATGTCGGTCAAGCTGATCCAGCCGATCGCCATGGACGAGGGCCTGCGGTTCGCCATCCGCGAGGGTGGCCGCACCGTCGGCGCGGGCTCGGTCACCAAGATCATCAAGTGA
- the rpsJ gene encoding 30S ribosomal protein S10: MAGQKIRIRLKAYDHEAIDASARKIVETVTRTGARVVGPVPLPTEKNVYCVIRSPHKYKDSREHFEMRTHKRLIDILDPTPKTVDALMRIDLPASVDVNIQ, encoded by the coding sequence ATGGCGGGACAGAAGATCCGCATCCGGCTCAAGGCCTACGACCACGAGGCGATCGACGCGTCCGCGCGCAAGATCGTCGAGACCGTGACGCGCACCGGCGCTCGGGTCGTCGGGCCTGTGCCGCTGCCCACTGAGAAGAACGTTTACTGCGTCATCCGCTCGCCGCACAAGTACAAGGACTCGCGCGAGCACTTCGAGATGCGCACGCACAAGCGTCTGATCGACATCCTCGACCCGACGCCGAAGACGGTGGACGCGCTCATGCGCATCGACCTGCCGGCGAGCGTCGACGTCAACATCCAGTAA
- the rplC gene encoding 50S ribosomal protein L3 — protein sequence MSDRQVKGLLGTKLGMTQVFDENNRVVPVTVVKAEPNVVTQVRTQENDGYSAVQLAFGAIDPRKVNKPVAGHFAKAGVTPRRHLAELRTTDATEYTVGQEITAEVFEAGAVVDVVGTSKGKGTAGVMKRHGFGGLGASHGTQRKHRSPGSIGGCATPGRVFKGLRMAGRMGHVRVTIQNLKVHRVDAEAGLLLIKGAVPGPKGGTVFVKTAAKGGA from the coding sequence ATGTCTGACAGGCAGGTTAAGGGCCTCCTGGGCACCAAGCTCGGCATGACCCAGGTCTTCGACGAGAACAACCGGGTCGTCCCGGTGACCGTCGTCAAGGCCGAGCCGAACGTGGTCACCCAGGTTCGGACCCAGGAGAACGACGGCTACTCGGCCGTGCAGCTGGCCTTCGGCGCGATCGACCCGCGCAAGGTCAACAAGCCCGTTGCGGGCCACTTCGCCAAGGCGGGCGTCACGCCCCGCCGGCACCTGGCGGAGCTGCGCACCACGGACGCGACCGAGTACACGGTCGGCCAGGAAATCACCGCCGAGGTCTTCGAGGCCGGCGCGGTGGTCGACGTGGTCGGCACCAGCAAGGGCAAGGGCACCGCGGGTGTCATGAAGCGGCACGGCTTCGGCGGCCTGGGCGCGAGCCACGGCACGCAGCGCAAGCACCGCTCGCCCGGCTCCATCGGTGGCTGCGCCACGCCCGGCCGCGTGTTCAAGGGCCTGCGCATGGCGGGTCGCATGGGCCACGTGCGCGTGACCATCCAGAACCTCAAGGTGCACCGGGTCGACGCGGAAGCCGGCCTCCTGCTCATCAAGGGCGCCGTTCCCGGCCCCAAGGGCGGCACCGTGTTCGTCAAGACCGCTGCGAAGGGTGGTGCCTGA
- the rplD gene encoding 50S ribosomal protein L4 has protein sequence MTSVEIRTPDGKTDGSVELPAAVFDAQANVALLHQVVVAQQAAARQGTHKAKTRGEVSGGGKKPYRQKGTGRARQGSTRAPQFAGGGTVHGPVPRDYSQRTPKKMKAAALRGALSDRARAGQVHVVSGFVEGDTPSTKTARKVLESVTEARRVLAVLLRTDEVSWVSLRNLPHVHIIAPDQLNTYDVLVNDDVVFTKDALDVFLASKAQQGKGSAEAVAGSSEVEDEK, from the coding sequence ATGACTTCCGTTGAGATCCGCACCCCGGACGGCAAGACCGACGGCTCCGTCGAGCTGCCCGCCGCCGTCTTCGACGCGCAGGCCAACGTCGCGCTGCTGCACCAGGTCGTCGTCGCCCAGCAGGCCGCGGCCCGCCAGGGCACGCACAAGGCCAAGACGCGCGGCGAGGTGTCCGGTGGTGGCAAGAAGCCGTACCGCCAGAAGGGCACCGGTCGCGCCCGCCAGGGTTCGACCCGCGCGCCGCAGTTCGCCGGCGGTGGCACCGTCCACGGCCCCGTGCCGCGCGACTACAGCCAGCGCACCCCCAAGAAGATGAAGGCCGCCGCCCTGCGCGGTGCCCTCTCCGACCGGGCGCGCGCCGGCCAGGTCCACGTGGTGAGCGGTTTCGTCGAGGGCGACACGCCGTCGACCAAGACCGCCCGCAAGGTCCTGGAGTCGGTGACCGAGGCCCGTCGCGTGCTGGCCGTGCTGCTGCGCACCGACGAGGTGTCGTGGGTCAGCCTGCGGAACCTGCCGCACGTGCACATCATCGCCCCGGACCAGCTGAACACCTACGACGTGCTCGTCAACGACGACGTGGTGTTCACGAAGGACGCTCTGGACGTGTTCCTGGCGAGCAAGGCCCAGCAGGGCAAGGGCTCGGCCGAGGCGGTCGCCGGTTCGTCCGAAGTGGAGGACGAGAAGTGA
- the rplW gene encoding 50S ribosomal protein L23, whose translation MIPDHRDILLAPVISEKSYGLLEENKYTFVVAPGANKTQIKIAVEKVFGVKVVSVNTINRQGKRKRTRTGFGKRKDTKRAIVTLSAESKPIEIFGGPAA comes from the coding sequence GTGATCCCCGACCACAGGGACATCCTGCTCGCGCCGGTCATCTCCGAGAAGTCCTACGGGCTCCTCGAGGAGAACAAGTACACCTTCGTGGTGGCTCCGGGCGCGAACAAGACCCAGATCAAGATTGCCGTGGAGAAGGTCTTCGGCGTCAAGGTCGTCAGCGTCAACACGATCAACCGGCAGGGCAAGCGCAAGCGCACCCGCACGGGCTTCGGCAAGCGCAAGGACACCAAGCGCGCGATCGTGACGCTGTCCGCCGAGAGCAAGCCGATCGAGATCTTCGGCGGCCCGGCCGCCTGA
- the rplB gene encoding 50S ribosomal protein L2 has protein sequence MGIRKYKPTTPGRRGASVSDFAEITRSTPEKSLIRPLHGRGGRNASGKITTRHKGGGHKRAYRLIDFRRTDKDGVPAKVAHIEYDPNRTARIALLHYADGEKRYIIAPAKLQQGDRIENGPKADIKPGNNLPLRNIPVGTVVHAIELRPGGGAKIARSAGASVQLVAKDGPYAQLRMPSGEIRNVDVRCRATVGEVGNAEHQNINWGKAGRMRWKGKKPTVRGVAMNPVDHPHGGGEGKTSGGRHPVNPAGKPEGRTRRRKPSDKLIVRRRRTGKKR, from the coding sequence ATGGGCATTCGCAAGTACAAGCCGACGACCCCCGGTCGTCGCGGTGCGAGCGTCTCCGACTTCGCCGAGATCACTCGGTCGACGCCGGAGAAGTCGCTGATCCGCCCGCTGCACGGCCGTGGTGGCCGCAACGCGTCGGGCAAGATCACGACGCGGCACAAGGGTGGCGGCCACAAGCGGGCCTACCGCCTGATCGACTTCCGCCGCACCGACAAGGACGGCGTGCCGGCCAAGGTCGCGCACATCGAGTACGACCCCAACCGCACCGCGCGCATCGCGCTGCTGCACTACGCCGACGGCGAGAAGCGCTACATCATCGCGCCGGCGAAGCTGCAGCAGGGTGACCGGATCGAGAACGGCCCCAAGGCCGACATCAAGCCGGGCAACAACCTGCCGCTGCGCAACATCCCGGTCGGCACGGTCGTGCACGCGATCGAGCTCCGCCCCGGCGGCGGCGCGAAGATTGCCCGGTCCGCCGGCGCCAGCGTCCAGCTGGTCGCCAAGGACGGCCCGTACGCCCAGCTCCGGATGCCCTCGGGCGAGATCCGGAACGTGGACGTGCGCTGCCGCGCCACGGTCGGCGAGGTCGGCAACGCCGAGCACCAGAACATCAACTGGGGCAAGGCCGGCCGCATGCGCTGGAAGGGCAAGAAGCCCACGGTGCGCGGTGTGGCCATGAACCCGGTCGACCACCCGCACGGTGGTGGTGAGGGCAAGACCTCCGGTGGTCGCCACCCGGTGAACCCGGCCGGCAAGCCCGAGGGTCGCACCCGCCGCCGCAAGCCAAGCGACAAGCTCATCGTCCGGCGTCGTCGCACCGGTAAGAAGCGCTGA